In Podospora pseudoanserina strain CBS 124.78 chromosome 5, whole genome shotgun sequence, a single window of DNA contains:
- a CDS encoding hypothetical protein (EggNog:ENOG503NXJJ; SMCOG1034:cytochrome P450; COG:Q; antiSMASH:Cluster_15), producing the protein MDTRFNSLSRDADEPHKLVNALNGIFSEVTVRAARPAWFTKLQWSANRKFDENNAFLRKLAHEVISHRRANPSQKKDLLNALVNGRDPATGNSLTDDCIINNMMAFLIAGSETTGNLLAFLLYYLLANPKAYATLREEIDRVVGGDPLAPEHLNKLPYTKACLREALRLQPTVPVLAVKPVDVDGPIVLGHKWELDGPQTILILLHHLHRDASVWGENAQDFNPERMLDRNFAKLPPNAWKPFGNGQRSCIGNEFAFQEATIAVALLFQKFDFSFADPDYKLTIKQAASIKPANFFVHAKLRPGVDALSTNQGVVHEDTIGKPAPATENVFSGVNNLKPIIVYYGSNMGTSMELANNLVKSAIQRGFQCTAAALDEATGSLRPGVLSVFISSSYDGQPTNNGAKFIDWISALSPNSLTGVEFVVFGCGNREWRDTFQRIPNLIFALLEKQGAISIAAKGSADAAEGDVLAQFVTWQASDFWPCVANLHGVAPGTTDEALRVAVVHHKPTFQPIQTGVSAIVKKVYRLTDDRVRPKYHLELELPEGHNYEVGGYLEILPRNPLELVKRALRALGLKEEDVLELHSSASTPLPTGVPLLAKDLLSHHLDLNQPATVKQLELLRDHCEVAKDKQALDSILEEGNRTNVLTRRPSVLQILEAVKIGNLPMSTLIGLLPPLKPRPYSISSSPLSSPSRCTLTWSVLQHPGLSHPRFSQITTYGLASNFLSALKDGDTLSVTVKPSHAAFWPWALAARVDIFYAFSQDTKNTESAGCKYAQDRLLLERVRVMDLWEQGARMYVCGSRLVNEGVKEVLKRMYVEGVKKQNGQDLTEAQVEEWWASTRRDRYAVDVF; encoded by the exons ATGGACACACGATTCAACTCTTTGTCTCGAGATGCGGATGAGCCACACAAGCTCGTCAATGCCTTGAACGGCATATTTTCCGAAGTCACAGTGCGGGCTGCCAGACCAGCGTGGTTTACCAAGCTGCAGTGGTCTGCAAATCGCAAGTTCGACGAGAATAACGCTTTTCTCCGCAAACTCGCCCACGAGGTGATCAGTCACCGCCGAGCAAACCCATCCCAGAAGAAGGATTTGTTGAATGCCCTGGTGAACGGCAGAGACCCGGCCACAGGTAATTCCTTGACAGATGATTGCATCATAAACAACATGATGGCGTTTCTGATTGCTG GATCAGAGACAACTGGCAATTTGCTTGCGTTCCTGCTTTACTACCTCCTGGCAAACCCAAAGGCATACGCAACGCTACGAGAGGAGATCGAtagggtggtggggggtgacCCTTTGGCCCCCGAGCATCTGAACAAGTTGCCGTACACCAAGGCTTGCCTGAGAGAAGCACTTCGGCTGCAACCTACGGTTCCCGTTCTAGCTGTCAAGCCAGTGGATGTAGATGGCCCGATCGTACTGGGACACAAGTGGGAGCTCGACGGACCGCAGACCATTCTTATTTTGcttcaccatcttcatcgaGATGCTTCTGTTTGGGGTGAGAATGCCCAAGACTTTAACCCTGAAAGAATGTTGGACAGGAACTTTGCGAAATTACCACCCAACGCATGGAAG CCATTCGGAAATGGGCAACGATCCTGTATTGGGAATGAATTCGCCTTCCAAGAAGCCACCATTGCCGTTGCACTTCTCTTTCAGAAATTCGACTTCTCATTCGCGGACCCGGATTACAAACTCACCATCAAACAAGCGGCAAGTATCAAGCCAGCAAACTTCTTTGTACACGCCAAACTAAGACCTGGAGTCGATGCTTTGTCGACTAACCAGGGCGTTGTGCACGAGGACACCATCGGGAAACCCGCTCCAGCCACAGAGAACGTATTTTCAGGCGTCAATAACCTAAAACCGATCATTGTCTACTACGGCTCCAACATGGGAACATCAATGGAGCTTGCCAATAATCTGGTAAAGTCAGCTATTCAGCGAGGTTTCCAGTGCACAGCAGCGGCTCTTGATGAAGCCACCGGGAGTCTCAGGCCGGGAGTTTTGTCTGTATTCATCAGCTCGTCTTATGACGGACAGCCCACAAACAACGGGGCCAAGTTCATTGACTGGATCTCAGCATTGAGTCCAAACTCCTTGACGGGGGTTGAATTTGTGGTTTTTGGGTGTGGCAACC GGGAATGGAGGGACACCTTTCAGCGTATCCCAAATCTTATCTTTGCTCTCTTGGAGAAACAGGGTGCGATATCCATCGCGGCAAAGGGAAGTGCAGATGCTGCCGAGGGCGATGTGCTCGCCCAGTTTGTGACGTGGCAGGCCAGTGACTTTTGGCCGTGTGTTGCAAACCTTCACGGCGTCGCTCCTGGAACTACAGATGAAGCATTGCGTGTTGCGGTTGTGCATCACAAACCTACTTTTCAGCCTATTCAGACGGGTGTTAGCGCCATTGTGAAGAAGGTCTATCGGCTTACTGATGATCGAGTTCGACCGAAATACCATCTTGAACTTGAGCTTCCGGAGGGGCACAACTACGAGGTCGGCGGCTATCTCGAGATACTGCCGCGCAACCCCCTAGAGCTTGTCAAACGAGCGCTCAGAGCCTTGGGGCTCAAAGAGGAAGATGTACTTGAGCTACACAGCTCGGCTTCAACCCCGCTACCTACTGGTGTGCCACTCCTGGCAAAAGACCTCCTTTCTCACCATTTGGATCTGAACCAGCCAGCCACTGTCAAG CAACTGGAGCTGCTCAGGGATCACTGCGAAGTGGCAAAGGACAAGCAGGCCCTGGACTCGATCCTCGAAGAAGGCAACAGAACCAATGTCTTGACTCGTCGTCCGTCTGTCCTTCAGATTCTAGAGGCTGTCAAGATTGGCAACCTTCCCATGTCCACCCTAATaggcctcctcccaccactcaaACCCAGACCTTACTCTATTTCATCCTCGCCATTATCATCGCCGTCAAGATGTACTTTGACTTGGTCCGTCTTGCAACACCCAGGTCTATCCCATCCTCGGTTTAGCCAAATCACCACTTACGGCCTCGCTTCCAACTTCCTGTCTGCGCTCAAAGACGGAGATACGTTGTCCGTTACAGTGAAACCCAGTCATGCCGCATTTTGGCCC TGGGCTTTGGCTGCGAGAGTCGACATCTTCTACGCTTTCTCCCAAGACACGAAGAATACAGAGAGTGCAGGGTGCAAGTATGCTCAGGATAGACTTTTGCTGGAGCGAGTTCGGGTGATGGACCTGTGGGAACAGGGAGCAAGAATGTATGTTTGTGGGAGCAGGCTTGTGAACGAGGGTGTGAAGGAAGTACTCAAGAGGATGTATGTTGAGGGTGTGAAGAAGCAGAACGGCCAAGATCTTACGGAGGCGCAGGTTGAAGAGTGGTGGGCGAGTACAAGAAGGGACAGGTACGCGGTTGATGTGTTCTAG
- a CDS encoding hypothetical protein (COG:S; EggNog:ENOG503P1GJ; antiSMASH:Cluster_15), with translation MESPNGGQSPLAAAIAALPSCALACIQAAMANSTCSPLDNACRCTNAAYNAQVSQCVLGSCTIREGLTTRNITAGICGVEPYVDHSAKGIFIAFTALTTIFVGLRFFARQARNVHVWWDDVMSFVGVVSVIALLGIMMNLYEIGMGSDMWSIKHENITRIFLLMWVAMFLYGVARTVSRVSIMLFYFRIFENTPGRRLRIAVLVLDVLSCSALILLVLFPCRPISHFWDRWDGEHEGTCLDFYGEAVGIGIKDIIVDVIIITLPLPWISKLNLNRKKKIMSCILFSVGLCVIIVSAGRIAVVDKFVHSTNPTVDMMDLAILSVVELSLGIICACLPSVKPLLNSQYVPFLKSTRATKDSATPKYYPEFRSGNSGQSGGTSQKKIRVTYSTTATDSNSADRDESPLVMHPHGPYVQLENMESRVGTPRTMNDGRHHQDPGVMPPRGAYMA, from the exons ATGGAATCTCCGAACGGAGGGCAATCCCCTTTGGCAGCGGCTATTGCTGCTCTGCCATCTTGTGCT TTGGCCTGCATCCAAGCAGCCATGGCGAACTCGACATGTTCACCGCTCGATAATGCCTGCCGGTGTACCAATGCAGCTTACAACGCTCAAGTTAGCCAATGTGTGCTTGGAAGCTGCACAATCAGGGAAGGGCTTA CAACCCGAAATATTACGGCCGGTATCTGCGGCGTTGAGCCCTATGTCGACCATTCCGCCAAAGGAATTTTCATCGCCTTCACTGCCTTGACCACAATCTTTGTCGGCCTTCGGTTTTTTGCGAGACAGGCGAGAAATGTTCACGTCTGGTGGGATGACGTTATGAGCTTCGTGGGAGTC GTTTCCGTGATTGCTCTTCTCGGAATCATGATGAACT TATATGAAATCGGCATGGGGTCCGATATGTGGTCCATTAAACATGAAAACATCACACGAatctttttgttgatgtgggtGGCCATGTTTCTCTATGGTGTGGCCAGGACAGTTTCTAGAGTGTCCATTATGCTGTTTTATTTTCGCATCTTTGAGAACACCCCTGGCCGCCGTCTGAGGATTGcggttctggttctggaTGTTCTCAGCTGCTCTGCTCTGATCCTGCTGGTCCTCTTTCCGTGCCGCCCCATCAGTCACTTTTGGGACCGCTGGGATGGCGAGCACGAAGGGACCTGTCTTGACTTTTACGGCGAGGCAGTTGGCATCGGTATCAAGGACATCATAGTCgatgtcatcatcattacACTTCCTCTGCCTTGGATTTCCAAGTTGAACTTGAatcgcaagaagaagatcatgAGTTGCATCTTGTTTTCTGTAGGACTTTG CGTTATTATTGTCAGTGCCGGCCGAATTGCTGTCGTGGACAAATTTGTTCACTCAACGAATCCCACTG TTGATATGATGGATCTTGCAATCCTCTCTGTCGTTGAACTCTCACTCGGTATCATCTGTGCTTGTCTCCCGAGTGTAAAGCCACTGCTCAACTCTCAATACGTTCCGTTCCTAAAGTCCACCAGGGCTACCAAGGACTCCGCAACGCCAAAATACTACCCGGAGTTCAGGAGTGGAAATTCAGGGCAATCTGGTGGCACTAGCCAAAAGAAGATACGCGTCACGTACTCAACGACTGCGACTGATAGCAACAGCGCAGATAGAGACGAGAGTCCCTTGGTGATGCATCCGCACGGTCCGTATGTCCAACTTGAGAATATGGAATCCAGAGTGGGAACACCAAGGACAATGAATGATGGGAGACACCATCAAGACCCGGGCGTGATGCCGCCGAGGGGAGCTTATATGGCGTGA
- a CDS encoding hypothetical protein (EggNog:ENOG503P7ZB; COG:S; antiSMASH:Cluster_15), with translation MLSQPNPKVFKILCLHGIGTNCEILKLQTASLRQHLPSGCTYDWYPGLHPSPPAPGIREAFGTSHQCFSYFDGSAKGGMEAVDKLADHLLTHGPYDAILAFSMGGALAATLLLRPDQQDPQVREAKSKIKSVVFLSSIMPSGWDELESGRVTFLKANRVSEENKIAIPTVHAWSNKDVHYPGMAKQVMNMCKQETRVEVKHGAGHGIPSVQGEASELARVITHMLERL, from the exons ATGTTGTCGCAACCAAACCCCAAGGTGTTCAAGATCCTCTGTCTTCATGGCATTGGAACTAACTGTGAG ATATTGAAGCTCCAGACAG CTTCCCTCCGCCAACATTTACCGTCAGGATGCACATATGACTGGTATCCAGGACTCCATCCTAGCCCGCCTGCGCCTGGTATCAGAGAGGCGTTCGGAACCAGTCATCAGTGTTTTTCCTACTTTGATGGCTCAGCAAAAGGGGGTATGGAGGCAGTGGATAAACTGGCTGATCATCTCCTCACCCATGGCCCCTATGATGCCATTCTTGCTTTCTCGATGGGTGGCGCGTTGGCCGCAACCCTCTTGCTCCGACCAGACCAGCAAGATCCTCAAGTCCGAGAAGCTAAGAGCAAGATCAAGAGTGTCGTTTTTCTTTCCAGTATCATGCCATCGGGCTGGGATGAATTGGAAAGCGGGAGAGTTACCTTTTTGAAGGCGAACAGGGTATCCGAGGAAAACAAGATTGCAATCCCTACTGTCCACGCTTGGAGCAACAAGGACGTGCATTACCCTGGGATGGCGAAGCAGGTTATGAATATGTGTAAACAGGAGAccagggtggaggtgaaaCATGGTGCTGGTCACGGAATTCCCAGTGTCCAGGGGGAAGCGTCCGAGCTAGCAAGGGTCATAACGCACATGCTAGAGAGACTTTGA